The following proteins are encoded in a genomic region of Sorangiineae bacterium MSr12523:
- a CDS encoding 3-oxosteroid 1-dehydrogenase, with the protein MDRDSEAKMGRRQLLHSAAGAIVGSQVLGRGAARAEPVQVFDYDVAIIGSGAAGMTAALVAAKRGLRTLVIEKAGKFGGSTARSGAGIWIPNNEIVLAAGVPDSKALAAAYLAAVVGGDVARDRQAAFLDHGPAMISFVMRNSPLRFRFMEGYPDYYPERTGGMPHGRSIEPDMFDGNLLGEELAHLNPAYMPLPDGVVVFGADYKWLTLALVNAKGAATAVEMVARYGKAVACGKKPLTMGQALAGGLRAGLLSAGVPVWLNSAMLDVKVEGGRVTGVLVQRDGASVLVRAKRGVIVASGGFERDLTMRTRYQEQPIGVDWTMGATSNTGDGIRAGLEVGAAVALMDDAWWGPTIPLPEGPYFCLSERTLPGSIMVDAGGKRFVNEAAPYSDVVHTMYQKGAVPAWMVVDQNYRNRYLFRDLGPLLPFPASWYENGSLVSAVTLAGLAAKMGVPPDALEQTIARFNGLALAGTDVDFHRGDSAYDHYFADPAVCPNSCLAPLSLPPFHAFKIVPGDLGTKGGLVTDAAARVLTPAGAVIPGLYAAGNASAAVMGHSYAGAGSTIGPAMTFGFIAANGI; encoded by the coding sequence ATGGATCGAGATTCGGAGGCCAAAATGGGCCGGAGGCAGCTTCTGCATAGCGCCGCGGGGGCGATCGTCGGGTCGCAGGTTCTCGGACGGGGAGCGGCACGGGCCGAGCCGGTGCAGGTGTTCGACTACGACGTGGCGATCATCGGTTCGGGTGCCGCGGGGATGACAGCGGCATTGGTGGCGGCCAAGCGCGGCTTGCGGACCTTGGTCATCGAGAAGGCGGGAAAGTTTGGCGGCTCCACCGCGCGTTCCGGGGCTGGCATCTGGATTCCCAACAACGAGATCGTGCTCGCCGCCGGAGTGCCGGACAGCAAAGCCTTGGCCGCGGCCTATCTTGCGGCGGTGGTAGGCGGTGATGTCGCCAGGGATCGGCAAGCGGCCTTTTTGGACCACGGGCCCGCGATGATCTCCTTCGTGATGCGAAATAGCCCATTGCGATTTCGCTTCATGGAAGGATATCCCGATTATTATCCGGAGCGAACGGGCGGTATGCCGCATGGTCGATCCATCGAGCCGGACATGTTCGATGGAAACCTGCTGGGCGAGGAGCTTGCGCATCTGAATCCGGCATACATGCCCCTGCCGGACGGTGTCGTCGTTTTTGGTGCAGACTACAAGTGGTTGACCTTGGCGTTGGTCAACGCGAAAGGCGCGGCCACGGCCGTGGAGATGGTCGCGCGGTACGGCAAGGCGGTGGCGTGCGGGAAGAAACCGCTCACCATGGGCCAGGCGCTCGCCGGCGGCTTGCGCGCAGGGCTGCTTTCGGCCGGTGTTCCCGTGTGGTTGAACAGCGCGATGCTCGACGTGAAGGTCGAGGGAGGCCGCGTCACCGGCGTACTCGTGCAACGCGACGGCGCTTCGGTGTTGGTTCGCGCCAAGCGCGGTGTGATCGTCGCATCGGGTGGCTTCGAGCGCGATCTGACGATGCGCACGCGATACCAGGAGCAGCCGATCGGCGTCGACTGGACCATGGGTGCCACGTCCAACACGGGCGACGGCATTCGCGCGGGGCTCGAGGTGGGGGCTGCCGTGGCCTTGATGGACGATGCCTGGTGGGGGCCGACGATTCCGCTGCCGGAGGGGCCGTATTTCTGCCTTTCCGAGCGCACCTTGCCCGGGAGCATCATGGTCGATGCCGGCGGCAAGCGTTTCGTGAACGAGGCCGCACCCTACAGTGACGTGGTGCACACGATGTACCAAAAGGGCGCGGTGCCGGCATGGATGGTCGTGGACCAGAATTATCGAAATCGGTACCTCTTCAGGGATCTCGGGCCGCTGCTGCCGTTTCCGGCATCGTGGTACGAGAACGGGTCGCTCGTGAGCGCGGTGACGCTTGCCGGGCTCGCGGCGAAGATGGGCGTGCCTCCCGACGCGCTGGAGCAGACGATCGCGCGGTTCAATGGTTTGGCCCTGGCGGGCACCGACGTGGACTTCCACCGCGGTGACAGTGCGTACGATCATTACTTCGCCGATCCGGCGGTGTGCCCCAACTCGTGCCTCGCGCCGCTCTCGCTCCCGCCGTTTCATGCGTTCAAGATCGTGCCGGGCGATCTCGGCACCAAGGGCGGGTTGGTCACCGATGCTGCGGCACGGGTGCTCACGCCGGCGGGCGCCGTCATCCCAGGGCTCTACGCCGCGGGCAACGCCAGCGCGGCGGTGATGGGCCACAGCTACGCAGGGGCAGGCTCGACGATCGGCCCAGCGATGACCTTCGGCTTCATCGCTGCCAACGGCATTTAG